One Glycine soja cultivar W05 chromosome 2, ASM419377v2, whole genome shotgun sequence genomic region harbors:
- the LOC114396615 gene encoding zinc finger CCCH domain-containing protein 66-like translates to MCGVSKGKPSQIDLIMEEKYAKEGMHHKISALLEFSATDDLIGFKDAVEKEGHDVDGVGFWYGRRVGSKKIGYEERTPLMVASMFGSLDVSTYILGMGCIDVNRASRSDGATALHCAVAGGSAASVEVVKLLLDASADVSAVDANGNRSIDLIVSVANSIFNQRSSVLQALLEGTSDADQACLSLPEVIDQLEEQRQDMTTPRVSKDYPIDLSLPDIKNGIYGTDEFRMYTFKVKPCSRAYSHDWTECPFVHPGENARRRDPRKYHYSCVPCPEFRKGSCSKGDACEYAHGIFECWLHPAQYRTRLCKDEGGCTRRVCFFAHKLEELRPLYASTGSAIPSPRSYSASASALEMGSVNPIALGSPSVLMPPTSTPPLTPSGASSPIAGSMWSQSNVSVPTLQLPKSRLKTASTVRDTDLDMELLGLETHWRRQQLMMDEISALSSPNWKNSMPNSPSFRVPLNDHTGELNRLSGVKPANLEDMFGSLDPSILSKYHGISLDVAGPQLQSPTGIQMRQNVNQQLGGYSSSLSTLNVIGSRSFRLDQSGEAASVALNPRVAAFAKRSQSFIERGVVNHHSELPSPKPSTFSNWGSPVGKLDWAVNGEELNKLRKSASFGFRGSDTPLTKTSTKMSANVDDEPDVSWVNSLVKDAPPESGESGEYSVEDQRKLLQCHNGTDAIPAWLEQLYLDQEQMVA, encoded by the coding sequence ATGTGCGGTGTTTCCAAGGGGAAACCTTCTCAAATTGATTTGATCATGGAGGAGAAGTATGCAAAAGAAGGGATGCATCATAAGATTTCTGCTTTGCTTGAGTTTTCAGCGACGGATGATCTAATTGGTTTCAAAGATGCTGTGGAAAAGGAGGGTCATGATGTTGATGGGGTGGGGTTTTGGTATGGAAGGCGTGTTGGCTCGAAGAAAATAGGTTATGAAGAGAGGACACCTCTCATGGTTGCTTCCATGTTTGGAAGCCTTGATGTATCAACTTATATTCTTGGAATGGGTTGTATCGATGTTAATCGGGCTAGTAGGTCAGATGGGGCTACTGCTCTTCATTGTGCTGTTGCTGGGGGTTCTGCCGCTTCCGTTGAGGTTGTCAAGCTTTTGCTTGATGCATCTGCTGATGTTAGTGCTGTTGACGCCAATGGTAACCGGTCAattgacttgattgtctctgtgGCTAATTCTATCTTCAATCAAAGGTCAAGTGTGCTACAGGCTCTCCTGGAGGGTACAAGTGATGCTGATCAGGCATGTCTCTCACTTCCGGAAGTGATTGACCAACTTGAGGAACAAAGGCAAGATATGACCACACCCCGTGTTTCAAAAGACTATCCTATTGATCTCTCCCTTCCAGACATAAAGAATGGGATATATGGTACTGATGAGTTTAGGATGTATACATTCAAAGTGAAGCCTTGTTCGAGGGCGTATTCTCATGATTGGACAGAGTGCCCCTTTGTTCATCCAGGGGAAAATGCAAGGCGGCGTGATCCAAGGAAGTATCATTACAGCTGTGTCCCTTGTCCTGAGTTTAGGAAGGGATCTTGCAGCAAGGGCGATGCCTGTGAGTATGCACATGGCATTTTTGAGTGCTGGCTTCACCCTGCCCAGTACCGGACTCGGCTTTGCAAGGATGAGGGTGGATGCACAAGGAGGGTATGCTTCTTTGCTCACAAGCTTGAGGAGCTTCGCCCCTTGTATGCTTCTACTGGTTCTGCTATTCCTTCCCCGAGGTCCTATTCAGCTAGTGCTTCTGCATTGGAGATGGGTTCAGTTAACCCAATTGCACTTGGTTCTCCATCTGTCTTGATGCCACCTACCTCAACACCACCTTTGACTCCATCTGGAGCATCTTCTCCCATTGCTGGATCCATGTGGTCTCAATCTAATGTTTCGGTCCCTACCTTGCAGCTGCCCAAAAGCAGATTGAAGACTGCATCTACTGTAAGAGATACTGATTTAGATATGGAACTGCTTGGACTTGAAACACATTGGCGTAGACAACAGCTAATGATGGATGAGATATCTGCTCTTTCCTCTCCCAACTGGAAAAATTCCATGCCTAATAGTCCATCTTTTCGTGTTCCTTTGAATGATCACACTGGGGAGTTAAATAGGCTTTCAGGGGTGAAGCCTGCTAACCTTGAAGATATGTTTGGATCGCTCGATCCATCAATTTTGTCTAAATACCATGGAATCTCACTTGATGTTGCAGGACCTCAGTTACAGTCTCCAACCGGAATCCAGATGCGCCAGAATGTGAACCAGCAGCTAGGAGGCTATTCATCCAGCCTTTCCACTTTGAATGTGATTGGATCGCGGTCCTTCAGGCTTGATCAGTCTGGCGAAGCAGCCTCGGTGGCCTTGAATCCAAGAGTTGCTGCCTTTGCAAAGCGGAGCCAGAGCTTCATTGAGCGCGGCGTGGTGAACCATCATTCTGAACTTCCTTCTCCAAAGCCCTCTACCTTCTCTAACTGGGGCTCACCTGTTGGAAAATTAGATTGGGCCGTAAATGGAGAAGAGCTGAATAAGCTGAGGAAATCTGCTTCCTTTGGATTTCGAGGCAGCGACACTCCTCTAACAAAGACTTCAACCAAAATGTCAGCAAATGTTGATGATGAGCCAGATGTGTCTTGGGTTAACTCACTTGTGAAGGATGCTCCACCGGAATCCGGTGAATCTGGTGAATACAGTGTGGAAGATCAGCGAAAGCTACTGCAATGCCACAATGGAACAGATGCGATTCCAGCATGGTTGGAGCAATTGTACTTGGACCAGGAGCAAATGGTGGCATGA
- the LOC114396621 gene encoding uncharacterized protein LOC114396621, whose amino-acid sequence MKKILTSSSSSYSSTLSLDSSLCNSKSATTAGCLTAILRRILCSGGLPTHPSDQIGELDSMPKMSDKVQEFKTKHNTESIATATTTTITPGILERLMGLESMVVERDTNTANESTSSSSLPRSKSMNSVDYLGECKRMDGLHKRAKSSSFREVPTFLLHESENFLVLSFESGCDGGEFRSKERKKEKGSKERSELKKNKREKVHDDMFSVNVGNDGEFAQTTTLFMACSEKEYVGSEMVGFSFSHPVKRKEVTNGEKLKRRKKGTTCYAEKKVDTECSSEDSSPVSIFDFERGAPETEMDTSWRRKLSPELENEQLDDLHCDSNLMIKERKVNTIEDNKNEGSKKSEKQSQECIDIRGEICMLVEGELGSNRLEEGLWKQGDIESVCADFESQIFYHMLHEFIDQLVGDPLKALQFQNL is encoded by the exons ATGAAGAAGAtattaacatcatcatcatcatcttattCATCCACCCTCAGTTTGGACTCTTCTTTGTGCAACTCCAAAAGTGCCACTACTGCAGGGTGTCTCACAGCAATCTTGCGAAGGATTCTCTGCTCTGGAGGCCTTCCAACACACCCATCAGACCAAATCGGAGAACTTGACTCAATGCCAAAGATGAGTGACAAAGTTCAAGAATTCAAGACTAAACACAACACCGAATCTATAGCCACCGCCACTACTACTACTATTACTCCTGGGATACTAGAAAGGTTAATGGGTTTGGAATCAATGGTAGTAGAGAGAGATACAAATACAGCCAATGAATCAACATCAAGTTCTTCACTTCCACGTAGCAAATCAATGAACTCTGTGGACTACTTGGGGGAATGCAAGAGAATGGACGGTCTTCATAAGCGTGCTAAGTCTTCATCATTCCGTGAGGTTCCAACTTTCCTCTTGCATGAAAGTGAGAACTTCTTGGTGCTCAGCTTTGAAAGTGGATGTGATGGTGGAGAATTCAGgtccaaagagagaaaaaaagaaaagggttcaaaagagagaagtgagttgaagaaaaacaagagagaaaaggtgCATGATGACATGTTTTCTGTCAATGTTGGAAATGATGGTGAATTTGCCCAAACTACGACACTGTTCATGGCTTGTTCTGAAAAGGAGTACGTTGGTTCAGAAATGGTGGGATTCTCATTCTCACACCCCGTGAAGCGCAAGGAAGTTACCAATGGTGAGAAATTGAAGAGGAGAAAAAAGGGAACAACGTGTTATGCAGAAAAGAAGGTGGACACTGAATGCAGTTCAGAAGATTCAAGCCCAGTTTCTATCTTTGATTTTGAGCGTGGAGCTCCTGAAAcag AGATGGATACAAGTTGGAGAAGAAAATTGTCACCAGAGCTTGAAAATGAGCAGCTTGATGATCTGCATTGTGATAGTAATTTGATGATTAAAGAGAGGAAGGTCAATACAATTGAGGACAACAAAAATGAAGGATCAAAGAAAAGTGAGAAGCAAAGCCAGGAATGTATAGATATTCGGGGAGAAATTTGTATGCTAGTTGAAGGTGAATTGGGATCAAATAGGTTAGAGGAAGGGTTGTGGAAACAAGGTGATATTGAAAGTGTGTGCGCAGATTTTGAGTCacaaattttttatcatatgtTACATGAGTTCATAGATCAACTTGTTGGGGATCCCTTGAAAGCAttgcaatttcaaaatttgtaa
- the LOC114376617 gene encoding uncharacterized protein LOC114376617 — protein sequence MSSAYHPQSNGQTEVINRVIEQYLRAFVHKRPSSWGKFLHYAEWSYNTSKHSGLGLKPYEVTFDNKPPTITHYVDGNSNVEAVDDFLTNREEVFLELQKKLLKAQEQMKKHVDDNPKITENKPTITLLVILSTRWDTTENEPKLKVLVQWEGLSPHDASWKDWEQLKNDYHLEDKVLLDGIGSDGKQDLQKEETGLLRPKRKTGPPKHLKDYVWLIMESA from the exons ATGAGCTCAGCATATCACCCTCAATCGAATGGGCAAACTGAGGTGATCAATCGAGTGATCGAGCAATACCTTCGTGCTTTTGTGCATAAGAGACCTTCCTCTTGGGGGAAATTTCTTCACTATGCGGAATGGTCATACAATACTTCCAAACACTCAGGCTTGGGCTTAAAACCTTACGAGGTAACATTCGATAACAAACCCCCCACCATTACGCACTATGTTGATGGGAACTCCAATGTTGAAGCAGTTGATGATTTTCTGACAAATCGAGAAGAAGTTTTTCTGGAACTGCAAAAGAAACTCCTAAAAGCTCAAGAGCAAATGAAGAAGCACGTAGATGACAATC CCAAGATCACTGAAAATAAACCAACCATTACTCTTTTAGTGATCTTAAGCACACGTTGGGACACTACTGAAAATGAGCCCAAATTAAAGGTTTTGGTCCAATGGGAAGGACTATCCCCGCATGATGCTTCCTGGAAGGATTGGGAACAATTGAAGAATGActatcaccttgaggacaaggtgcttCTAGATGGCATAGGGAGTGATGGAAAGCAGGACTTACAGAAGGAAGAAACAGGCCTGCTAAGGCCCAAAAGGAAAACAGGTCCACCAAAGCACCTCAAGGACTATGTGTGGCTGATAATGGAAAGTGCTTAG